The following are encoded together in the Haliscomenobacter hydrossis DSM 1100 genome:
- a CDS encoding BRO family protein — translation MEQEHKIVVFQEKQIRQVWHNEEWWFSVVDVIELLTESPRPCKYWNALKTKLQNEGHVELSQFMGQLKMPSHDGKMRETNATNTESIFRIL, via the coding sequence ATGGAACAAGAACATAAAATCGTCGTTTTTCAGGAAAAACAGATTCGCCAGGTGTGGCACAATGAGGAGTGGTGGTTTTCGGTAGTGGATGTGATAGAATTATTGACGGAGAGCCCCCGGCCTTGTAAATATTGGAATGCCCTCAAAACCAAGCTACAAAACGAGGGACACGTTGAACTGTCACAATTTATGGGACAGTTGAAAATGCCATCTCACGATGGAAAAATGCGTGAAACAAATGCGACCAACACCGAAAGCATATTCCGCATCCTTTAA